The Streptomyces laurentii region CTCGGACAGACCGTCGTAGCGGCCGCCGCCGCCGACCGCGGACTGCGAGCCGAGACCGTCGTGGACGAACTCGAAGGTGGTCCGGGTGTAGTAGTCGAGGCCGCGCACCAGCTTCGGGTCGTCCTCGAAGACCACACCCGCCGTGGTGATCAGCGCACGCACCTCCTCGTGGTACGCCTTGCACGCGTCGCACAGGTAGTCGCGCAGCAGCGGGGCGTCGGTGAGCTGGTTCTGCACGGACTCGCGCTTGTCGTCGAGGACGCGCAGCGGGTTGATCTCGGCGCGGCGCAGAGTGTCCTCGTCCAGGTCGAGACCGCGCAGGAAGGTCTGCAGGGCCTCGCGGTAGACGGGGCGGCACTCCTTGTCGCCGAGCGAGTTCAGCAGGATGCGGAAGTCGCGCAGACCGAGCGAGCGGTAGGCCTGGTCGGCCAGGATGATCAGCTCGGCGTCGAGCGCCGGGTCCTCGGCGCCGATGGCCTCGGCACCGACCTGCGAGAAGTGGCGGTAGCGGCCCTTCTGCGGGCGCTCGTAGCGGTAGTACGAGCCCGAGTACCAGAGCTTGACCGGGAGGTTGCCCTGCTTGTGCAGGTTGGCCTCCAGGGCCGCGCGCAGCACGGAGGCGGTGCCCTCGGGACGCAGGGCGAGCTCGTCGCCGCCCTTCGTGGTGAGGGTGTACATCTCCTTGGTGACGATGTCGGTGGACTCGCCGACACCGCGGGCGAAGAGGTTCACGTCCTCGAAGCCGGGGGTCTCGACGTAGCCGTAGCCGGAGGTCCGCAGCGGCGCGGCGATGGCGTCGCGCACCGCCAGATAGGTCGCGGAGTTCGACGGCAGCAGGTCGTACGTGCCCTTGGGGGCCTTGAAGGTGCTCACGTGGATTCTCGTCACATTCCTCGTCGGGGAGCCTGGTTCGCGCTCCCGAGGCCGGAGGCCACCTGCCGTACGTACGGGTTGGTGGCGCGCTCCTGGCCGATGGTCGTCTGGGGACCGTGCCCCGACAGCACCACGGTCGAGTCGTCGAGCGGCAGGACCACGCGGGTCAGCGATTCGAGCATCTCGTCCATGTCACCGCCGGGCAGGTCGGTGCGTCCGATGGAGCCGGCGAAGAGCAGGTCTCCGGAGAAGAGGACGGAGGGGATCTCCGTGGTCTCCGGGGTCCTGAAGGTCACCGACCCCTTGGTATGCCCGGGCGCGTGCGCGACGGAGAGCTCGAGGCCCGCGAGCTTCAGCGCGGCCCCGTCGGTGAGCTCGTGCACGTCGTCGGGCTCGCCCACGGTCAGCTCGCCCATGAGGGGCATCCCGATGGAGCGGCCGAGGGCCTTCTCCGGGTCGCTCATCATGTACCGGTCGGCGGGGTGGATCCACGCGGGTACGTCATGGGCGCCGCAGACCGGGACGACGGAGGCGACGTGGTCGATGTGTCCATGGGTGAGGACCACCGCGACGGGCTTGAGCCGATGTTTTCTCAGCGTCTCCTCGACTCCCTGGGCGGCCTGGTGGCCCGGGTCGACGATGACGCACTCCTCGCCTGCGGCGGGGGCGACCACGTAACAGTTGGTGCCCCAGGCCCCGGCGGGGAACCCGGCAATCAGCACGATCGTCCTTCTGGTCTCGTCCGGTGGGTGGGTGCGGCCGTGTGACAAGCAGCGGATCAGAGTTTACTGGCGGTGCCTGTTCCACAGCCAACCCGTATACGGTACGGGCACACCCGGCCAGGACTGGACTGGCGATCGACGAAGGAGCGGAACCGGTGGTCAGCAGCGATCAGCGGCGGCGGCAGCTCGCCAGGGAGAAGTACCTGCGACAGCAGCAGCGGCGCGTGGAGGCACGGCACAAGGCACGACGGAACACCGTCATCGCCTCCGCGCTCGCGGTGGTGCTCGCCGCCGGCGGCGCCGTCTGGGCCTCGGTGGCCCTGTCCGGTGACGACTCCCCGGCCTCCGACAGCGCGGCGGCCGGCGCGTCGGCCACGCCGGACCCGCAGAAGAGCGAGTCCGCCGAGCCCAAGCAGCCCGAGCCGGCGATGTCGATCGACAAGAAGGCCACGTACGCCATGGCGCTGAAGACCAGCGCCGGCGACATCACGGTCACGATGGACGCGGCGAAGGCCCCGCACACCGTGAACTCCTTCAAGTACCTCGCCGACAAGAAGTACTTCGACGGGACGAAGTGCCACCGGCTGACGACCTCGGGCATCTACGTGCTGCAGTGCGGCGACCCGAAGGGCGACGGCACCGGCGGTCCCGGCTACGCGATCCCGGACGAGAACCTGACGGGCCTCGGCAAGGCGAAGGAGGACGGCACGGTCACCTTCCCGAAGGGCACCGTGGCGATGGCGAACGCGGGTCCGGGCACGGGTGGCAGCCAGTTCTTCCTCGTCTACAAGGACACCCGGCTGCCGCCGAACTACACGCCGTTCGGCACCTTCGACGCCGCCGGCGTCAAGGCCGTCGAGGCCGTGGCGAAGGCCGGCGTGCAGGGCGGCGCGCAGGACGGGGCGCCGCAGACGGCGGTCACGGTCGAGAAGGCCACCGTCTCCAAGAAGTAGGCCCGCCGGGCGGGGCGAGGGCGGCCCGGGGACCGTACCCGCGCGCGACCGTGGAATTTCGGTCGCGCTGAGTGCGGACAGCCGGGCCGCCGTTCGCCTAGATTGGCGTTGTGCAGTGCCGGCCGTCGGCCGGGCTGTGGAGGGCGGGCGAGACCCGCCGGGAATCCGTGGACGATGCCAGGGGGCGGGTCCCCCGTGACGGCATCATGGTGAGGAGGCGCTGTGAGCAGCGACCCGTGGGGCCGCGTCGACGAGACGGGCACCGTGTACGTGCGGACGGCCGAGGGCGAGCAGGTCGTCGGATCGTGGCAGGCCGGCAGCCCCGAGGAGGCGCTGGCCTACTTCGAGCGCAAGTACGAGGGCCTGGTGGTCGAGATCGGCCTCCTCGAGAAGCGAGTGAAGACCACCGACCTCTCGGCCAAGGACGCCACGACGGCCATCGAGCACATCCGCACGCAGGTCCGGGAGCACCACGCGGTGGGCGACCTGGCGGCGCTGGCGGCCCGGCTCGACCAGCTGGACCGGACGGTGGAATCACGCCGCGAGGAGCGCAAGGCCGAGAAGGCGAAGCAGGCCGACGAGGCGCGTGTCGCCAAGGAGGCCCTGGTCGCCGAGGCCGAGGAGCTGGCGCAGAGCGAGCAGTGGCGGTCGGCCGGCGAGCGGCTGCGGG contains the following coding sequences:
- a CDS encoding hydroxyacylglutathione hydrolase (Hydroxyacylglutathione hydrolase [Streptomyces venezuelae ATCC10712];~Metallo-beta-lactamase superfamily; smart00849;~identified by MetaGeneAnnotator; putative), with protein sequence MLIAGFPAGAWGTNCYVVAPAAGEECVIVDPGHQAAQGVEETLRKHRLKPVAVVLTHGHIDHVASVVPVCGAHDVPAWIHPADRYMMSDPEKALGRSIGMPLMGELTVGEPDDVHELTDGAALKLAGLELSVAHAPGHTKGSVTFRTPETTEIPSVLFSGDLLFAGSIGRTDLPGGDMDEMLESLTRVVLPLDDSTVVLSGHGPQTTIGQERATNPYVRQVASGLGSANQAPRRGM
- a CDS encoding histidyl-tRNA synthetase (Class II Histidinyl-tRNA synthetase (HisRS)-like catalytic core domain. HisRS isa homodimer. It is responsible for the attachment of histidine to the 3' OH group of ribose of the appropriate tRNA. This domain is primarily responsible for...; cd00773;~Evidence 2a : Function of homologous gene experimentally demonstrated in an other organism; Product type e : enzyme;~HisRS Histidyl-anticodon binding domain. HisRS belongs to class II aminoacyl-tRNAsynthetases (aaRS). This alignment contains the anticodon binding domain, which is responsible for specificity in tRNA-binding, so that the activated amino acid is...; cd00859;~anticodon binding site;~dimer interface [polypeptide binding];~histidyl-tRNA synthetase [Streptomyces cattleya NRRL 8057 = DSM46488];~histidyl-tRNA synthetase; Reviewed; PRK00037;~identified by MetaGeneAnnotator; putative;~motif 1;~motif 2;~motif 3), producing MTRIHVSTFKAPKGTYDLLPSNSATYLAVRDAIAAPLRTSGYGYVETPGFEDVNLFARGVGESTDIVTKEMYTLTTKGGDELALRPEGTASVLRAALEANLHKQGNLPVKLWYSGSYYRYERPQKGRYRHFSQVGAEAIGAEDPALDAELIILADQAYRSLGLRDFRILLNSLGDKECRPVYREALQTFLRGLDLDEDTLRRAEINPLRVLDDKRESVQNQLTDAPLLRDYLCDACKAYHEEVRALITTAGVVFEDDPKLVRGLDYYTRTTFEFVHDGLGSQSAVGGGGRYDGLSEMIGGPALPSVGWALGVDRTVLALEAEGITLDLPAATSVFAVALGEEARRVLFGKITELRRAGVAADFSFGGKGLKGAMKDANRSGARFALVAGERDLAEGMVQLKDMESGEQQAVALDELVDAVKAKLA
- a CDS encoding peptidyl-prolyl cis-trans isomerase (Peptidyl-prolyl cis-trans isomerase [Streptomyces venezuelae ATCC10712];~cyclophilin: cyclophilin-type peptidylprolyl cis-trans isomerases. This family contains eukaryotic, bacterial and archeal proteins which exhibit a peptidylprolyl cis- trans isomerases activity (PPIase, Rotamase) and in addition bind the...; cd00317;~identified by MetaGeneAnnotator; putative), with protein sequence MVSSDQRRRQLAREKYLRQQQRRVEARHKARRNTVIASALAVVLAAGGAVWASVALSGDDSPASDSAAAGASATPDPQKSESAEPKQPEPAMSIDKKATYAMALKTSAGDITVTMDAAKAPHTVNSFKYLADKKYFDGTKCHRLTTSGIYVLQCGDPKGDGTGGPGYAIPDENLTGLGKAKEDGTVTFPKGTVAMANAGPGTGGSQFFLVYKDTRLPPNYTPFGTFDAAGVKAVEAVAKAGVQGGAQDGAPQTAVTVEKATVSKK